In Candidatus Nitrosarchaeum limnium SFB1, the following proteins share a genomic window:
- a CDS encoding hypothetical protein (hypothetical protein ALOHA_HF4000APKG5B22ctg2g23), with the protein MRFFNHDNYDEMDYNSKEEAHLLEKFNDYVNLEQKISKREFLEISDETKPGKFGKRFIISSMIQGAILTGLTIALFLNQILVFNGNIENMFEFAFTDNLGIFFFGYILQIGLTAGLAITGLFYNHIEANLERKFTKISTMLSWLHLFGTNIFGNAITVSLIFAGIATSALYQSEYAYMIKSIPPFVYLSTICLAIVLAIGIIGTLYTSIRKQTDD; encoded by the coding sequence ATGAGATTTTTCAATCATGATAATTATGATGAAATGGACTATAACTCAAAAGAGGAGGCTCATTTATTAGAAAAATTCAATGATTATGTAAACTTGGAACAAAAAATATCTAAACGAGAATTCCTTGAAATTTCTGATGAAACTAAACCAGGTAAATTTGGAAAGCGATTTATCATATCTTCAATGATACAGGGGGCTATTCTTACAGGTTTGACAATAGCTTTATTCTTAAATCAGATTCTGGTTTTTAATGGCAATATTGAAAATATGTTTGAGTTTGCATTTACTGACAATTTGGGAATCTTCTTTTTTGGATATATTTTACAAATAGGATTAACTGCAGGGTTGGCAATTACCGGCTTATTTTATAATCATATTGAAGCAAATCTTGAACGAAAGTTTACTAAAATATCTACAATGTTGTCATGGCTTCATCTATTTGGAACAAACATCTTTGGTAATGCAATTACTGTTTCATTGATTTTTGCTGGAATTGCTACAAGTGCTTTGTATCAATCAGAATATGCATATATGATAAAATCAATTCCTCCTTTTGTTTACTTGTCAACAATTTGTTTAGCTATTGTTCTTGCCATTGGAATTATTGGTACTCTATACACATCAATAAGAAAACAAACTGATGATTAA
- a CDS encoding CheY-like receiver, translated as MSEGVKILIVDDASFMRTVLKDILKSNGLCSDTIEAADGVEAVRQYIQHKPDLVTMDVNMPNADGLQALKGIMKINPHARVIMVTSVEQKHIVQDAMKFGARDYIIKPFDRSNVGLILNKALRTK; from the coding sequence ATGTCAGAGGGGGTAAAAATTCTAATTGTAGATGATGCATCATTTATGAGAACTGTTCTAAAAGACATTTTAAAATCTAATGGACTTTGTAGCGATACTATAGAAGCCGCAGATGGTGTAGAAGCGGTTCGACAATACATTCAACATAAACCAGATTTAGTTACAATGGATGTGAATATGCCAAATGCAGATGGATTACAAGCATTAAAAGGCATTATGAAAATTAATCCTCACGCAAGAGTGATAATGGTGACTTCGGTTGAACAAAAACATATTGTTCAAGACGCTATGAAGTTCGGTGCTCGTGATTATATCATAAAACCTTTTGATAGATCAAATGTTGGTCTGATTCTCAATAAAGCCTTAAGAACAAAATAG
- a CDS encoding Methylase of chemotaxis methyl-accepting protein: MMDSGKIQKIESVISLMKKKTGINIQNFKPTFLERRINHRMRDLGISDFDKYVDILLTSVNESENLYDSFSINVTKFFRDPFVWKTFENQILPNFYNDSDFSSIDLWSCGSATGEEVYSISILLDKHLKKKHMKYNIIGTDINENAIQTAKQGIYKKEKISNVNSQELQTYFDVLPDERYKIKSEFKKNIRLERLDLLQTTGKYFDIIFCRNVLIYYDRQAHEILFKKFFSLLKKDGILILGQDESMIGTNGKNYFNLLYPRERIYQKKKF; the protein is encoded by the coding sequence ATGATGGACTCAGGAAAAATACAAAAAATTGAGTCAGTTATATCATTGATGAAGAAAAAAACAGGCATAAATATACAAAATTTTAAACCTACTTTTTTAGAGAGGCGAATTAATCATAGAATGCGTGATTTAGGAATTTCAGATTTTGACAAATATGTTGACATACTTTTAACAAGTGTTAATGAATCTGAAAATCTTTATGATTCATTTTCCATAAATGTAACAAAATTTTTTAGAGATCCGTTTGTTTGGAAGACTTTTGAAAATCAAATACTTCCTAATTTTTATAATGACTCTGATTTTTCTTCAATTGATTTATGGAGTTGCGGAAGTGCAACTGGTGAGGAGGTTTATAGTATTTCTATTTTACTTGATAAGCATCTAAAGAAAAAACATATGAAATACAATATTATTGGAACTGATATAAACGAAAATGCCATACAAACGGCTAAACAAGGAATATATAAAAAAGAAAAGATATCAAATGTAAATTCTCAAGAATTACAAACATATTTTGATGTGTTACCTGATGAACGTTATAAAATAAAATCGGAGTTTAAAAAAAATATTCGATTGGAAAGGCTAGATTTATTACAAACAACTGGAAAATATTTTGACATAATCTTTTGTAGAAATGTGTTGATATATTATGATAGACAAGCTCATGAAATATTATTTAAAAAATTTTTTAGTTTATTAAAAAAAGATGGCATTTTAATTCTTGGTCAAGATGAATCGATGATTGGAACTAACGGGAAAAATTATTTTAATTTATTATACCCTAGAGAACGCATCTATCAAAAAAAAAAATTCTAA
- a CDS encoding Chemotaxis protein (stimulates methylation of MCP proteins): MISNHTIENSQILIPMAGLGIGINEIRLQTFVGSCVAICLYDKSKKICGMAHVMLPKNNTGKSTFGTKFEGKYADEAINTIIKKMKEIHPDLILQAKIVGGAKIFDCIDNNSTLNIGKRNISAIRLILKEKKFL, translated from the coding sequence ATGATTTCTAATCATACTATTGAAAATAGTCAAATTTTAATCCCTATGGCAGGGTTAGGTATTGGAATCAATGAAATTAGATTACAAACATTTGTTGGATCATGTGTAGCAATTTGTCTTTATGATAAATCAAAAAAAATATGTGGTATGGCACATGTAATGTTGCCAAAAAACAATACAGGAAAGTCTACGTTTGGTACAAAATTTGAAGGAAAGTATGCAGATGAAGCAATTAACACCATAATAAAAAAAATGAAAGAGATTCATCCAGATCTTATTCTACAGGCAAAAATTGTAGGAGGTGCAAAGATATTTGATTGTATTGACAATAACTCTACATTAAATATTGGAAAAAGAAATATCTCAGCAATTCGTTTAATTTTAAAAGAAAAAAAATTCCTTTAG
- a CDS encoding Chemotaxis protein histidine kinase: MDVVISQVEAVGGSVKIYSEKNVGTTIILSIPMNISIIKGLIISVSNQQFVLPISNILTTIKIKANDVFSLHGNKVINFENHIIPLIELDKLLCLHKESHKDSVTIIIIENNEKKYGLIIDKFERNQDVVIKKLDDNTYSDLFSNATILPDGKVSLVLEPSLLIH, from the coding sequence ATGGATGTTGTAATTTCTCAAGTTGAAGCAGTAGGAGGGTCAGTGAAAATTTATAGTGAAAAAAACGTAGGCACTACAATAATTCTATCAATTCCTATGAATATATCGATCATTAAAGGATTAATTATTAGTGTGTCAAACCAACAATTTGTATTACCAATATCAAATATTCTAACTACCATAAAAATTAAAGCAAATGATGTTTTTTCATTACATGGAAATAAAGTAATTAATTTTGAAAATCACATAATTCCATTAATAGAATTGGATAAATTATTATGTTTACATAAAGAATCTCATAAAGATTCAGTTACAATAATCATAATTGAAAATAATGAAAAAAAATATGGTTTAATCATTGATAAATTTGAACGAAATCAAGATGTAGTAATTAAAAAATTAGATGACAATACATACTCTGATCTGTTTTCAAATGCAACAATACTTCCGGATGGAAAGGTTTCTTTAGTTTTGGAACCTTCATTACTAATTCATTAG
- a CDS encoding Chemotaxis protein histidine kinase, with amino-acid sequence MYVSESLEHVTIINQTLLKLAEKPNEKSYLDQIFRSAHTVKGMASTMGYSDTVELCKNIENVFDNLRNGLEKLTPHITDILFTFVNLLQQMITDEKFRVDLEPYLKKLKNPGDEIQYLFAHKNTSSISPTIRVKMTDLDTLVNSVGELMISKMRLKQTIDDKNYEESKQILYDIDHLITDLQHRSMKIRLVPVNQIFNRFSLTVRDISKRLGKEIHLEMDGSDIDLDRSILDSITEPLLHILRNCADHGIESAEERKKHKKSEKGNISLTVTRKGEYILIIVKDDGKGIDEEKVKQKAIEKK; translated from the coding sequence ATGTATGTATCGGAATCTCTTGAACATGTTACAATAATTAATCAGACACTTTTAAAATTAGCTGAAAAACCTAACGAAAAATCATATTTGGATCAAATTTTTCGTTCAGCGCATACTGTAAAAGGAATGGCATCAACTATGGGGTATTCAGATACCGTTGAACTATGTAAAAATATTGAAAACGTTTTTGACAATCTTAGAAATGGACTTGAAAAACTTACTCCCCACATAACTGATATTCTATTTACATTTGTTAATCTTTTACAACAAATGATTACTGATGAAAAATTCCGAGTTGACCTTGAACCCTATCTAAAAAAACTTAAAAATCCTGGAGATGAAATTCAATATCTTTTTGCACATAAAAATACATCTAGTATTTCTCCAACAATTCGTGTAAAAATGACAGATCTTGATACACTAGTTAATTCAGTAGGAGAATTGATGATTTCTAAAATGAGGCTTAAACAAACTATTGATGATAAAAATTATGAAGAATCAAAACAAATCCTATATGATATTGATCATTTAATTACCGATTTACAGCACAGATCAATGAAAATACGTCTAGTTCCAGTTAATCAAATTTTTAACAGATTTAGTCTAACTGTACGAGATATTTCTAAGCGGTTAGGGAAGGAAATTCATTTAGAAATGGATGGTTCTGATATTGATCTAGATCGAAGCATACTGGATTCAATAACTGAACCTCTTTTACATATTCTAAGGAACTGTGCTGATCATGGGATTGAATCTGCTGAAGAAAGAAAAAAACATAAAAAATCAGAAAAAGGGAACATTTCCTTAACTGTCACTAGAAAAGGAGAATATATCCTAATTATTGTAAAAGATGATGGTAAAGGGATAGATGAAGAAAAAGTAAAGCAAAAAGCGATAGAAAAAAAATAA
- a CDS encoding Chemotaxis response regulator (contains a CheY-like receiver domain and a methylesterase domain), which yields MRKYLSDLIASNEIEVIFTAIDGEDAISKINLKKPDVILLDLEMPKMDGLTFIEKMIKSEVLFPIIVVSNFSQKGAKIVLDALENGAVDFVTIQSNTDEDKNLKEIIVSKIKIAHKSDPYQLIQDNICLLKPNPKKIQTSNTSERLVVIGSSTGGPSTLQKILSDLPRDIPAGILLVQHMPKNFTKQFALRLSENSGFKVKEAEEGDLIKDGEILVAPGDFHMIVQPNKKIHLDSSDKRFGVRPSVNMTMISASEVYGTNLVGIILTGMGHDGGFGMKTIKKRGGRTIVQNKETCVIFGMPKEVIDLKSADFVLPLNKIALKISEEIQNLVR from the coding sequence ATGAGAAAATATCTAAGTGATTTAATCGCTTCTAATGAAATAGAAGTGATATTTACAGCCATTGATGGTGAAGATGCTATTTCTAAAATAAATTTGAAAAAACCTGATGTTATTTTATTAGATTTAGAAATGCCAAAAATGGATGGATTAACATTTATAGAAAAAATGATTAAAAGTGAAGTTTTATTTCCTATAATCGTTGTAAGTAATTTCTCTCAAAAAGGGGCAAAAATTGTTTTAGATGCATTAGAAAACGGTGCAGTGGATTTTGTAACAATCCAATCAAATACAGATGAAGATAAAAATTTAAAAGAAATAATTGTCAGTAAAATCAAAATTGCACATAAATCTGATCCGTATCAATTAATTCAAGATAACATCTGTTTGTTAAAACCAAACCCAAAAAAAATTCAAACGTCAAACACATCTGAAAGATTAGTTGTAATAGGTTCGTCAACTGGTGGTCCAAGTACTCTTCAAAAGATTCTAAGTGATTTGCCTAGAGATATACCTGCAGGTATTTTATTAGTTCAGCATATGCCAAAAAATTTCACTAAACAATTTGCATTAAGATTATCTGAAAATTCTGGATTTAAAGTAAAAGAAGCAGAGGAAGGGGATCTAATAAAAGATGGAGAGATACTAGTGGCTCCAGGGGATTTTCATATGATTGTTCAACCAAATAAAAAAATTCATCTTGATTCCAGTGACAAAAGATTTGGCGTTAGACCTTCAGTAAATATGACAATGATATCTGCTTCAGAAGTTTATGGAACTAATCTTGTAGGCATAATTCTTACAGGTATGGGACATGATGGAGGGTTTGGAATGAAAACTATCAAAAAAAGAGGTGGTCGTACAATTGTTCAAAATAAAGAAACATGTGTAATATTTGGGATGCCAAAAGAAGTGATTGATCTTAAATCGGCAGATTTTGTTTTACCATTAAACAAAATTGCTTTAAAAATATCTGAGGAGATACAAAATCTTGTCAGATAA
- a CDS encoding Chemotaxis signal transduction protein, producing MSTEIVINDILQVVSFTVAEKSKKKGNYCISIDQVKEIRIVDTITKIPKSKPYVKGLMNLRGKIIPVIDVNSKLGLGETIILENSKQRILVTDVNNTLTGLLVDEVNDVIKISSKDIDDVPSNMFADNDFFKGIVKINENIIMILDIEKLLNYSNYTDNHNDSSNQIGCNLKNSKDMCEINGITPEIDELVKQEINK from the coding sequence ATGTCGACAGAAATTGTAATTAATGATATTCTCCAAGTAGTATCATTTACCGTTGCAGAAAAATCAAAAAAGAAAGGAAATTATTGCATTTCGATTGATCAAGTAAAAGAAATTAGAATTGTTGACACTATTACAAAAATTCCAAAATCAAAACCTTACGTAAAAGGATTGATGAATTTAAGAGGCAAAATAATACCTGTAATAGATGTTAATAGTAAATTGGGTCTTGGTGAAACAATTATTTTAGAAAATTCAAAACAAAGAATTTTAGTAACAGATGTAAACAATACCTTGACCGGTTTATTAGTTGATGAAGTAAATGATGTAATAAAAATTTCGTCTAAAGATATAGATGATGTTCCATCCAATATGTTTGCAGATAATGATTTCTTTAAAGGAATTGTAAAAATTAATGAAAATATTATTATGATATTAGATATTGAAAAACTTCTAAATTATTCTAATTATACCGATAATCATAATGATTCATCAAATCAGATAGGGTGTAATTTAAAAAATTCAAAAGACATGTGTGAAATAAATGGGATTACTCCAGAAATTGATGAATTAGTAAAACAAGAAATTAATAAATAA
- a CDS encoding Methyl-accepting chemotaxis protein — MTIQTTNIIDKKIIVKKNDVISQLENSTDEKITTKIQRSLGETVLMSEQLTDTVAELQNATKSQTSGIEEVSQSIQSIAMAIQGVASNAIKTMEMMKQSEQITRTIGSDAEKGMSKMNSMKFIVSESSNDVKKLAKELSKVDNMTEFITQIAEQTNLLALNAAIEAARAGDVGRGFAVVAEEVRRLAENSKKGAEEISEIISSLKESSDKTTISIEKGNIVVQDAYDVITNILNSIKGITTSITEVVSQMQEISAATEQVSSGTEEATAASEEILSVAQTNLKSFEDIVNAKDKETQNLQNTNKNIKTLTDIIDSLDSSTMISISDIDGIINYSNKSFLEYTKFPLEEIHGERYQIIKSQWQDEMVHELLWKTINNGSLFQGYLRNRAKDGSIFWVKTSITPKFDENHNLQGYIRVDTPITELMILTGIEEACLNMEKGKPVKPHLKKIVEQLKTGNIQCISTTTS; from the coding sequence ATGACGATACAAACTACAAATATAATTGATAAAAAAATTATTGTAAAAAAGAATGATGTTATTTCACAACTTGAAAATTCTACGGATGAAAAGATAACAACTAAGATACAAAGATCACTAGGAGAAACTGTATTAATGTCTGAACAATTGACTGATACAGTTGCTGAGTTACAAAATGCAACAAAAAGCCAAACAAGCGGTATTGAAGAAGTATCTCAATCCATCCAATCAATTGCTATGGCAATTCAAGGGGTAGCGTCTAATGCAATTAAAACTATGGAGATGATGAAACAATCAGAACAGATTACCCGAACTATTGGAAGTGATGCAGAAAAAGGAATGAGTAAGATGAACAGTATGAAGTTTATAGTATCAGAATCATCTAATGATGTTAAAAAACTTGCAAAGGAATTATCAAAAGTTGACAATATGACCGAATTCATTACTCAAATTGCAGAGCAGACTAATCTATTAGCATTAAATGCAGCTATTGAAGCTGCCCGTGCAGGAGATGTAGGTAGAGGCTTTGCGGTAGTTGCAGAAGAAGTAAGACGATTAGCAGAAAACTCAAAAAAAGGCGCTGAAGAAATTTCTGAAATAATTAGTTCACTGAAAGAATCTTCAGATAAAACAACAATAAGTATTGAAAAAGGCAACATTGTGGTACAAGATGCATATGATGTAATTACAAATATTCTTAATTCCATAAAAGGGATTACAACATCCATAACAGAAGTTGTTTCTCAAATGCAAGAAATTTCAGCTGCAACAGAGCAAGTATCCAGTGGTACTGAAGAAGCTACTGCAGCAAGTGAAGAAATACTCTCTGTTGCTCAAACAAATTTAAAAAGTTTTGAAGATATAGTTAATGCAAAAGATAAAGAAACACAAAATCTACAAAATACAAATAAAAACATAAAAACTCTAACCGATATAATTGATTCATTAGATTCATCTACGATGATATCAATTTCAGATATAGATGGAATTATTAATTATTCTAACAAATCCTTTTTAGAGTATACCAAATTTCCATTAGAAGAAATTCATGGTGAACGATATCAAATTATAAAATCTCAATGGCAGGATGAAATGGTTCATGAGTTACTTTGGAAGACAATTAACAATGGAAGTTTATTTCAAGGATATTTGAGAAACAGAGCAAAAGATGGTAGCATATTCTGGGTAAAAACATCCATTACTCCAAAATTTGATGAAAATCATAACCTTCAAGGATACATCCGTGTAGATACTCCGATTACAGAATTAATGATACTTACAGGTATTGAAGAAGCGTGTCTAAATATGGAAAAAGGCAAGCCTGTAAAACCTCATCTCAAAAAAATTGTTGAACAATTAAAGACAGGTAATATTCAATGTATTTCGACAACTACATCCTAA
- a CDS encoding Archaeal flagella assembly protein J, which translates to MAYLYSISTGEIGAVDLFKTAKDSKYGKYSAAFKDTYRLGIGWSYGLATACEMMGKIVSNRKDDPMKLLLVKLSQVVRLGDDLKAFFRDELKNSILTYSIKYEANLETQKLFSEMFYTLMSTAAFMISANSIMSMLMGFGDSGQILIISMMGTGSGMAVFVAMMYFMFPRDKLAHINQVLEKQFRMKIYLAIGASAGISAVLIIIGIVPPVLAVGLGGIPLLYPGILAKKAESKITSYTEWYPTFILHFCQLFATVGSMGQALQAVMRSNFGTIQIFIDSFKNRIKNRIDQIIGFELFSIETENHLIASGNSIISAGIYKGADMNIVGNVVSDLTKKINELRGKRIQNASTFQLVVIILHVLSLSVFGLMNKLTDLFNGISGGDLSNVAFELTPIDPALMSAMMPVLVVMTSVISGFAIKIVKGGLYKTVFFYIGLLLVIGGVSMYVISSFMSEFLEQIIFTAPLPGIIPDV; encoded by the coding sequence ATGGCATATTTGTATAGTATATCAACTGGTGAAATTGGGGCAGTGGATTTATTCAAAACAGCAAAAGATTCTAAATATGGAAAATATTCTGCTGCATTCAAGGACACATATCGATTAGGAATAGGATGGTCATATGGACTTGCAACAGCGTGTGAGATGATGGGAAAAATTGTCTCAAATAGAAAAGATGATCCTATGAAATTACTTTTGGTAAAACTTTCACAGGTTGTTAGATTAGGCGATGATCTTAAAGCATTTTTCAGAGATGAACTAAAAAATTCGATTTTAACATATTCTATAAAATATGAGGCAAATCTTGAAACTCAGAAATTATTTTCAGAAATGTTTTACACATTAATGTCCACGGCCGCATTTATGATCTCAGCAAATTCTATTATGAGTATGCTGATGGGATTTGGAGATTCGGGTCAGATTCTTATAATTTCAATGATGGGTACGGGTTCAGGAATGGCCGTTTTTGTTGCTATGATGTATTTTATGTTCCCTAGAGATAAACTAGCACATATCAACCAAGTGCTTGAAAAACAATTTCGAATGAAAATATATCTTGCAATTGGTGCAAGTGCAGGCATATCTGCAGTTTTAATAATTATAGGTATTGTGCCTCCTGTTTTAGCTGTTGGTTTGGGAGGAATCCCACTACTTTATCCTGGCATTTTAGCCAAAAAAGCAGAATCCAAAATTACTAGTTATACTGAGTGGTATCCAACATTTATTCTTCATTTCTGTCAACTATTTGCCACAGTTGGTTCAATGGGACAAGCACTCCAAGCAGTTATGCGAAGTAACTTTGGAACAATTCAAATCTTTATTGATTCATTTAAAAACAGAATTAAAAATAGAATCGATCAAATAATTGGCTTTGAATTATTTTCAATAGAGACTGAAAACCATCTAATTGCAAGTGGAAATTCAATTATTTCTGCTGGAATTTACAAAGGTGCTGATATGAATATAGTTGGAAACGTGGTATCAGATCTAACAAAAAAAATTAACGAGTTAAGAGGCAAACGTATTCAAAATGCATCAACATTTCAACTAGTTGTAATAATATTACACGTACTTTCTCTTTCAGTCTTTGGATTAATGAATAAGCTAACTGATTTATTCAATGGAATATCTGGCGGAGATCTTTCAAATGTGGCATTTGAATTAACTCCAATTGATCCTGCTTTAATGAGTGCCATGATGCCTGTTTTAGTAGTTATGACCTCGGTGATTAGTGGATTTGCAATAAAAATAGTGAAAGGTGGACTATACAAAACAGTATTTTTCTATATTGGATTATTACTTGTAATTGGAGGGGTATCTATGTATGTAATAAGTTCATTCATGTCTGAATTTTTGGAGCAGATAATATTTACAGCCCCATTACCAGGGATAATTCCTGATGTTTAA
- a CDS encoding VirB11 component (VirB11 component or related ATPase of Type IV secretory pathway involved in archaeal flagella biosynthesis) codes for MGFNISSINDKNFVAKLQEKPYLLKYVEAYQTKGNPLPLFSDELKAEHKKLKEPNLIYTVAEDTFVHINPNTSADDGYHEYVTIEPEEPDRTLMAYADRVFAAKAGGLDPPAEITERFNMVNNYLNDTLVSSPTPIDYSKLGDPFKIKKLPVYSKELVNLKYHFLQKRAGTGLLEPFLNDPNLEDISIIGAGNMYIIHKAFGTLKVPVFLSVDAIDELIVSLSEQFGKTVSHAKPVVDATLPDGSRINIVFGKDISRKGTNATIRKFASTPLSIIQVLSSGVLNFTEAAYLWMMLEAGMSLFVNGETASGKTTTLMGLTAFIPSNWKVVTIEDTPELTLPHNNWITEATRDTGNKASSVTMDDLLKAALRQRPNYILVGEIRGAEGNVAFSAMQTGHPVMATFHAAGMVPLIQRLSNAPINIPKTYMENLNLALFQAAVLNPEGKRVRRVLSINEIIGISNDGNVMFIPVFDWDAGTDTVRFKGKGSSALFISKVLERRGMKRKDEALLYDELALRAKILERMLEKKIFNYYDVFNAISHCREIGLEQYYKELAMH; via the coding sequence ATGGGATTTAACATATCTTCAATTAATGACAAAAACTTTGTAGCAAAGTTACAAGAAAAACCATACTTGTTAAAATATGTGGAGGCATATCAGACTAAAGGAAATCCACTCCCACTATTTTCAGACGAATTAAAAGCAGAACACAAAAAGTTGAAAGAACCTAATCTAATTTACACTGTTGCAGAAGACACATTTGTTCATATCAACCCAAATACTAGTGCAGACGATGGCTATCACGAATATGTCACTATAGAACCGGAAGAACCTGATAGGACATTAATGGCATACGCAGATCGGGTATTTGCTGCAAAAGCAGGAGGTTTAGATCCACCAGCCGAAATAACAGAGCGATTTAACATGGTAAATAATTATCTAAATGACACTCTGGTATCTTCACCGACTCCTATCGATTATTCAAAATTAGGAGATCCCTTTAAAATTAAAAAACTCCCAGTATATTCAAAAGAGTTAGTCAATTTAAAATATCATTTTCTTCAAAAGAGAGCAGGTACTGGTCTCTTAGAGCCATTTCTTAATGATCCAAATCTCGAAGATATTTCAATTATTGGAGCAGGAAACATGTACATTATCCATAAAGCATTTGGAACATTAAAGGTCCCTGTTTTTCTTAGTGTTGATGCAATTGATGAGTTAATTGTTAGCCTTTCAGAACAATTTGGAAAAACTGTATCTCATGCAAAACCTGTAGTAGATGCTACATTGCCTGACGGTTCCAGAATTAACATTGTGTTTGGTAAAGACATCAGTAGAAAAGGAACAAACGCAACGATAAGAAAATTTGCCAGTACTCCATTATCTATAATACAAGTGCTTTCATCAGGTGTGTTAAACTTCACTGAAGCAGCGTATCTTTGGATGATGTTAGAAGCTGGAATGAGTCTTTTTGTAAATGGGGAAACAGCATCAGGAAAAACAACTACTTTGATGGGATTAACTGCTTTTATTCCATCCAACTGGAAAGTAGTGACAATAGAAGATACTCCAGAGTTAACACTACCTCATAACAACTGGATTACTGAAGCCACAAGAGATACTGGAAACAAAGCATCCAGTGTCACCATGGATGATTTGCTAAAAGCAGCATTAAGACAGAGGCCAAATTATATCCTTGTAGGAGAAATTAGAGGTGCAGAAGGAAACGTTGCATTTTCTGCCATGCAGACAGGTCACCCAGTTATGGCAACATTCCACGCAGCAGGTATGGTTCCACTCATCCAAAGATTGTCAAACGCTCCAATCAATATCCCAAAGACATACATGGAAAATCTAAACTTGGCATTATTTCAAGCAGCAGTTCTCAATCCAGAAGGAAAAAGGGTACGTAGGGTTTTATCGATTAATGAAATCATTGGAATTTCAAATGATGGAAATGTAATGTTTATTCCTGTTTTTGATTGGGATGCTGGAACTGATACAGTTAGATTCAAAGGAAAAGGAAGTAGTGCTCTTTTCATCTCAAAGGTTTTAGAACGAAGAGGAATGAAGAGAAAAGATGAAGCTTTACTTTATGATGAATTGGCTTTACGTGCAAAAATATTAGAAAGAATGCTAGAGAAAAAAATTTTTAATTATTATGATGTGTTTAATGCAATCTCTCATTGTAGGGAAATCGGTCTAGAACAATATTATAAGGAGCTCGCAATGCATTGA